One genomic segment of Aquamicrobium lusatiense includes these proteins:
- a CDS encoding ABC transporter permease — MNEAASGEGRAQEFEKALEGSYSSVARFEGYDRTPVEKLQHFLHSSPAAVPLIVLIASLVVFALVIGGRFFSPFSLTLILQQVAIVGIIGAAQTLVILTAGIDLSVGAIMVLSSVVMGQFTFRYGLPAPVAILCGFAVGAACGFLNGWLVARLRLPPFIVTLGTWQIILAANFLYSANETIRAQDIEANAPLLQWFGNNIRIGNAVFTYGVIAMVVLVLVLWYVLNHTAWGRHVYAVGDDPEAAKLSGVNVNRMLLSVYTLAGLICALAGWALIGRLGSVSPTSGQFANIESITAVVIGGISLFGGRGSILGMLFGALIVGVFSLALRLIGTDPQWTYLLIGVLIIGAVTVDQWIRKVAG; from the coding sequence ATGAACGAAGCTGCTTCAGGCGAAGGGCGAGCGCAGGAGTTCGAAAAGGCTCTGGAAGGCAGCTACAGTTCGGTGGCGCGCTTTGAAGGATACGACCGCACCCCTGTCGAGAAATTGCAGCACTTCCTGCATTCCAGTCCGGCGGCGGTGCCCCTGATCGTCCTGATTGCTTCGCTTGTCGTGTTCGCGCTGGTGATCGGCGGGCGCTTCTTCTCGCCGTTTTCCCTGACACTCATTCTGCAGCAGGTGGCGATCGTCGGCATCATCGGGGCGGCCCAGACGCTGGTGATCCTGACGGCAGGCATCGATCTTTCCGTCGGCGCCATCATGGTGCTGTCGTCGGTGGTCATGGGGCAGTTCACGTTCCGCTACGGGCTGCCCGCGCCTGTTGCGATCCTTTGCGGCTTCGCCGTCGGCGCCGCCTGCGGCTTCCTCAATGGCTGGCTGGTGGCGCGGCTGAGGCTGCCGCCGTTCATCGTCACGCTCGGCACCTGGCAGATCATTCTGGCCGCCAACTTCCTCTATTCCGCGAACGAGACGATCCGAGCTCAGGATATCGAGGCCAATGCGCCGCTGCTGCAATGGTTCGGCAACAATATCCGCATCGGCAATGCCGTCTTCACCTATGGCGTGATTGCCATGGTGGTTCTGGTGCTGGTGCTCTGGTACGTGCTCAACCACACCGCATGGGGGCGGCATGTCTATGCGGTGGGCGATGACCCCGAGGCCGCCAAGCTTTCGGGCGTCAATGTCAACCGAATGCTGCTTTCGGTCTACACGCTTGCCGGGCTGATCTGCGCGCTTGCCGGCTGGGCGCTGATTGGACGTCTCGGATCGGTATCGCCCACTTCAGGGCAGTTCGCCAATATCGAATCGATCACGGCCGTGGTGATCGGCGGCATCTCCCTGTTCGGCGGTCGCGGCTCCATTCTGGGCATGCTGTTCGGGGCGCTGATCGTCGGCGTGTTCTCGCTGGCACTGCGGCTCATCGGCACCGATCCGCAATGGACCTATCTGCTCATCGGCGTGCTCATCATCGGTGCCGTAACGGTCGACCAGTGGATCAGGAAGGTGGCAGGCTGA
- a CDS encoding ATP-binding cassette domain-containing protein, translating to MQREPILTARGLVKRYGRVTALDSADFDLYPGEILAVIGDNGAGKSSLIKALSGAMTPDEGEIRLEGKPVSFRSPMEAREAGIETVYQNLALSPALSIADNMFLGREIRRQGPLGRWLRMLDRPAMEKRARDMLSELGLMTIQNIGQAVETLSGGQRQGVAVARAAAFGSRVVIMDEPTAALGVKESRRVLELILDVKKRGLPIVLISHNMPHVFEVADRIHIHRLGRRLTVIDPKDYTMSDAVAFMTGAKTPPEAAVAA from the coding sequence ATGCAGCGCGAACCCATTCTCACCGCACGCGGTCTGGTCAAGCGCTATGGCCGCGTCACAGCCCTCGATTCAGCCGATTTCGATCTCTATCCGGGCGAGATACTGGCGGTGATCGGGGACAATGGCGCGGGAAAATCATCGCTGATCAAGGCGCTTTCCGGCGCTATGACGCCCGACGAGGGCGAGATCAGGCTGGAGGGAAAGCCGGTTTCCTTCCGCTCGCCGATGGAGGCGCGCGAGGCCGGCATCGAGACCGTCTACCAGAACCTTGCGTTGTCGCCGGCGCTGTCGATCGCCGACAACATGTTCCTTGGCCGCGAGATCAGGCGACAGGGGCCGCTTGGCCGCTGGCTGCGCATGCTGGACCGGCCTGCCATGGAAAAGCGCGCCCGCGACATGCTTTCCGAACTCGGGCTGATGACCATCCAGAATATCGGGCAGGCGGTTGAAACCCTGTCCGGCGGCCAGCGTCAGGGTGTTGCGGTGGCGCGCGCCGCTGCCTTCGGCTCACGGGTGGTGATCATGGACGAACCGACGGCAGCGCTCGGCGTCAAGGAATCGCGGCGCGTGCTGGAACTGATCCTCGACGTGAAGAAGCGCGGCCTGCCGATCGTGCTGATTTCCCACAACATGCCGCATGTTTTCGAGGTCGCCGATCGTATCCATATTCACAGGCTGGGGCGGAGGCTCACCGTCATCGATCCGAAGGACTACACCATGTCGGATGCGGTGGCATTCATGACCGGGGCAAAGACGCCGCCGGAGGCTGCCGTCGCAGCCTGA